In Sphingobacterium sp. PCS056, the following proteins share a genomic window:
- a CDS encoding NADH-quinone oxidoreductase subunit N produces MSAFASSISSILDHIIASIPLFKPELTLMIAFVCSIICSLFVDKIWKFSSFIITVAGLIISLIFLLDQHQLFIGQSGFFEMIKIDQLSILSRIIISVSTLFISVFIQQRFSNQIRPIGDLYAVLITATLGLHLLTLSSNWLLIFIAIETVSISSYVMVGYFSKTKFEAEAAMKYVLFGSICAAVMLYGLSLIYGFTGNLNFDSAQHIQGLIEAPKIMCSIAFLFLLTGIGFKLSFAPFHVWSPDVYQGAPTPITAYLSTVPKIGALVLLSRLLASWTASPFYYSEFLTTIIIIIAIATMLIGNLAALKQKDVKRMMAYSSIGHTGILLMVALVYVQHDIAVLLFYITIYALMNIAVFILIDQLENGIGNTKIESYTGLGKKYPLLFVCFSILLISLIGLPPTAGFIGKLLVFSKVFEQYQVVNEVSLLILLIVGALTSVISLFYYFKIPLQAFLRENQAVTDLPKFNIFLISIAVSISIVVVILGIYPSLLLNFIN; encoded by the coding sequence ATGTCAGCATTTGCTTCATCAATTTCATCAATCTTAGATCATATCATTGCAAGTATTCCCCTTTTCAAGCCGGAGCTTACTTTAATGATTGCTTTTGTATGCAGTATCATTTGCAGTTTGTTTGTAGACAAAATATGGAAATTCAGTTCCTTTATCATTACTGTAGCAGGTTTAATCATTAGTTTAATTTTCCTTTTGGATCAGCATCAGTTATTCATTGGTCAATCTGGATTCTTTGAAATGATCAAAATTGATCAATTATCCATTCTATCTCGCATCATCATATCGGTATCGACATTATTCATATCGGTTTTCATACAGCAGCGTTTTTCAAACCAAATTCGCCCAATTGGAGATTTGTATGCGGTCTTGATCACTGCAACCTTGGGACTGCATCTATTGACTCTAAGCAGCAATTGGCTGTTGATCTTTATTGCTATAGAAACTGTATCCATCAGTTCGTACGTGATGGTAGGATACTTTTCCAAAACGAAGTTTGAGGCTGAGGCTGCAATGAAATATGTCCTCTTCGGTTCCATCTGTGCTGCAGTGATGTTATATGGATTATCGCTGATATACGGTTTCACGGGAAACTTAAATTTTGACTCGGCACAACATATACAAGGACTTATTGAAGCTCCTAAAATCATGTGCAGCATCGCATTTCTATTTCTGCTTACTGGCATTGGTTTTAAGTTGAGTTTCGCTCCTTTTCATGTATGGAGTCCCGATGTATATCAAGGCGCTCCGACTCCGATCACTGCTTATTTATCAACTGTTCCTAAAATCGGCGCCCTCGTTCTTTTATCACGTTTATTGGCAAGTTGGACCGCTAGTCCTTTCTATTATTCCGAGTTTCTAACCACGATCATCATCATCATTGCTATCGCCACGATGCTGATCGGAAATTTAGCTGCCTTAAAACAAAAAGATGTGAAAAGAATGATGGCTTATTCTTCTATTGGTCATACGGGTATCTTGTTGATGGTAGCTCTCGTCTATGTCCAGCATGATATCGCTGTCCTATTATTCTATATAACGATTTATGCTTTGATGAATATTGCTGTTTTCATATTGATTGATCAATTGGAAAATGGGATTGGCAACACTAAAATTGAATCCTATACCGGTTTGGGCAAAAAATATCCTCTTCTATTCGTATGCTTCTCAATCCTCTTGATTTCTTTGATCGGATTGCCTCCTACTGCTGGTTTTATCGGTAAACTTCTGGTATTTTCCAAGGTTTTCGAACAATATCAAGTTGTAAATGAAGTATCCTTACTCATCTTACTTATCGTAGGTGCACTAACATCGGTGATCTCTTTATTCTATTATTTTAAAATTCCATTACAAGCTTTTTTAAGAGAAAATCAAGCAGTTACAGATTTACCCAAATTCAATATCTTTTTAATCTCTATAGCCGTTTCGATTAGTATTGTGGTCGTGATTCTGGGTATTTATCCCAGTTTACTATTGAATTTCATAAATTAA